From Saccopteryx leptura isolate mSacLep1 chromosome 3, mSacLep1_pri_phased_curated, whole genome shotgun sequence, one genomic window encodes:
- the TMEM69 gene encoding transmembrane protein 69, with amino-acid sequence MLHFIQKFSQASLQMLKYPFTVGLRTSRIEIHSIKTCLQQNFSPFFLRAWPFSSFPVCTSKTQFYHTSPCSFKKQKQEVLSARPPKTITYLPDSPKPALYISLVGLIPFFAPPLVMVMTETYIPILAFTQMAYGASFLSFLGGVRWGFALPEGSPAKPDLLNLASSTAPVVFSWFAFLISENLSEAMVTVIIGMGIALHIELFLLPHYPNWFKALRIVITLVAFLSFVTTLLLKDIYPEKGPKRPGLVE; translated from the exons ATGCTTCACTTCATCCAGAAGTTTTCTCAAGCATCCTTACAG ATGCTGAAGTACCCTTTCACAGTCGGACTACGAACCAGCAGAATAGAAATACATTCTATCAAGACATGTCTCCAGCAGAACTTTTCACCTTTCTTTCTAAGGGCTTGGCCTTTCTCATCGTTTCCAGTGTGTACGAGCAAAACACAATTCTATCATACTTCTCCATGCAGctttaaaaagcagaaacaagAAGTACTTTCAGCCAGGCCACCAAAAACTATCACATACCTGCCTGACAGCCCAAAGCCAGCATTATACATATCTCTGGTGGGACTAATCCCATTctttgcaccaccactggtcatggTGATGACAGAGACTTATATCCCCATATTAGCTTTTACTCAGATGGCTTATGGAGCCAGTTTCCTATCTTTCTTGGGAGGGGTCAGATGGGGTTTTGCTCTGCCAGAAGGCAGCCCAGCAAAACCAGACTTGCTCAACTTAGCTAGTAGTACAGCTCCTGTTGTGTTTTCATGGTTTGCCTTCCTTATCTCTGAAAATCTCAGTGAAGCTATGGTCACAGTAATAATAGGTATGGGGATAGCATTACATATTGAACTTTTTCTCTTGCCACATTATCCCAATTGGTTCAAAGCCCTAAGGATAGTAATAACTTTAGTggcttttttatcatttgttaccACTTTACTACTTAAAGATATTTATCCAGAGAAAGGACCTAAGAGACCTGGTCtagtagaataa